The Equus quagga isolate Etosha38 chromosome 2, UCLA_HA_Equagga_1.0, whole genome shotgun sequence genome has a window encoding:
- the RASSF4 gene encoding ras association domain-containing protein 4, whose amino-acid sequence MKEDCPPSSHVPISNSKSILKSELLSLLKTYNCYHEGRSFQLRHREEEGALIIEGLLNIAWGLRRPIRLQIQDDRERVHLSAASWMPGQPSCHPKEPPLQDFRVTAQEPSAQPMQQAESSRDSSATEALEEDEETPQLMRTKSDAACVIQRRPRCRTPGEAQKIRRHRFSINGHFYNHKTSVFTPAYGSVTNVRVNSTMTTLHVLTLLLNKFRVENGPSEFALYIVHESGERTKLKDCEYPLISRILHGPCEKIARMFLMEADLGEEVPHDVAQYIKFEMPVLDSFVEKLKEEEEREIIKLTMKFQALRLTMLRRLEQLVEAK is encoded by the exons ATGAAGGAAGATTGTCCACCCAGTTCTCACGTGCCCATCAGCAACAGCAAGTCCATTCTGAA GTCGGAGCTCTTAAGCCTGCTGAAAACCTACAACTGCTATCATGAGGGCAGAAGCTTTCAGCTGAGACACCGAGAG GAAGAAGGGGCTCTGATCATTGAGGGGCTCCTCAATATCGCCTGGGGACTGAGGCGGCCCATCCGGCTCCAGATACAGGATGACAGGGAGCGAGTGCACCTCTCTGCGGCCTCCTGGATGCCCGGACAGCCCAGCTGCCACCC AAAGGAGCCACCTCTTCAGGATTTCAGGGTCACTGCCCAGGAGCCAAGTGCTCAGCCCATGCAGCAGGCTGAGAGTTCCAGAGACAGCTCAG CTACAGAGGCCCTGGAGGAGGACGAGGAGACGCCACAGTTGATGCGGACCAAGAGCGATGCAGCCTGTGTGATCCAGAGGAGGCCCAGGTGCCGCACACCTGGAGAGGCCCAGAAGATCCGGCGACACCGGTTCTCCATCAACGGGCACTTTTACAACCATAAG ACCTCCGTATTTACTCCTGCCTATGGATCCGTGACCAATGTGAGGGTCAACAGCACCATGACAACTCTGCACGTGCTCACCCTGCTGCTGAACAAGTTCCGA GTGGAAAATGGCCCCAGTGAGTTTGCACTCTACATCGTACACGAGTCTGGGG AGCGGACAAAATTAAAAGACTGTGAGTACCCGCTGATTTCCAGAATCCTGCATGGGCCTTGTGAGAAGATCGCCAGGATGTTCCTGATGGAAGCTGACCTGGGCGAGGAAGTCCCCCATGAC GTCGCTCAGTACATTAAGTTTGAAATGCCGGTGCTGGACAGttttgttgaaaaattaaaagaagaggaggaaagagaaataatcaaACTGACCATGAA GTTCCAAGCCCTGCGTCTGACGATGCTGCGGCGCCTGGAACAACTAGTGGAGGCCAAGTAG
- the DEPP1 gene encoding protein DEPP1, translating to MRSRLLLSVAHLPTIREASEEMLPGGPGQELPASPSLDDYVRSICQLAQPTSVLDMATARVRPSRPHRTARACEKSCPPGSLQDITTHFSAQQPAAPRPSTADPLDWLFGESQEKRPSRRELPRMTGPSAEPRGPRRQMDSSNAWRAHKGRLGDARMPRHSLARPLRDGHQDTPNSRCPSSVLRTLYLQLPVIHEL from the coding sequence ATGAGGTCCCGGCTTCTGCTTTCTGTGGCCCACCTGCCCACAATCCGGGAGGCCTCGGAGGAGATGCTGCCCGGGGGGCCTGGGCAGGAACTtccagcctcccccagcctggATGACTATGTGAGGTCTATCTGTCAGCTGGCGCAGCCCACCTCAGTGCTAGATATGGCTACAGCCAGGGTCCGACCCAGCAGACCCCACCGGACAGCCCGAGCCTGCGAGAAGAGCTGCCCCCCTGGGTCCCTGCAGGACATCACCACCCACTTCAGCGCCCAGCAGCCTGCAGCGCCCAGGCCCAGCACTGCCGACCCCCTGGACTGGCTCTTTGGGGAGTCCCAGGAAAAGCGTCCAAGCAGGAGAGAACTGCCAAGGATGACTGGTCCTTCTGCTGAGCCCAGGGGTCCACGCAGACAGATGGACAGCAGCAACGCCTGGAGGGCCCACAAAGGGAGGCTTGGTGATGCCAGGATGCCCAGACACTCTCTAGCAAGACCACTGAGGGATGGGCACCAGGACACCCCCAACAGCCGCTGCCCCAGCAGTGTCCTCAGAACTCTCTATCTGCAGCTCCCGGTGATCCATGAACTCTGA